Part of the Passer domesticus isolate bPasDom1 chromosome 30, bPasDom1.hap1, whole genome shotgun sequence genome, ACTCCATCTAAATTCCAGAAAATCATTCTAAAATCTTCACAAACCATGACTTAGCATTTTTTAGGAATTACTTGGAAAACATTAGGGCCTCTGTCAATACAGAAATATTGCTTCTTAATTTATAGACAGTTTTATGTCCCATGCAGTCATTTTGAAATGCTCTACAGAACTTGCGGATCAGCTATAACAGGAATCTCTTTAGTGAACCATGTGAGAGAAAAAGAACTTAATTCTTTCACATACTGCACATTCAAACTATGATCTACCACAACTCACTCCAAATAGAAAAACTAGAAGGTAAGGTTAGAAATAGAAGCATTTTGCCATAACTTTTGCAGATCTTTAAAACACCATTAAGAGAAATCAGAATGTTGTCAGACTATAATCCCAGCAGATTTCTGCAAGTCCTTAAAgtataaaaaagaataaagttcTTACAAATCTAAACATCCTCCAGCACCCTCAAAACATGAGGAGCTGTTCATCTCTAACCATAGAATTCATGCCGCAGTCTTCACATCATGGGGGTATACACAATTATGTCAATCTCCCTCAGAAAGAACTGGAGTCCTTTCAGGCATAGTTGATTTTAATAGATTATGTCATCATCTTACTTCTATCATTCATCTAGAAATCCTTGTGAAGTTTCAATCCAGGATTGCAAAGACAGAATTAATACAACATTGAGTTAGTGTGCTCAAGAAGTTCCAAACAACAAGTTACAGAAAGATTAACTTAGCTCCATTTTCTCTGTCTTTACTAGCAAGGGAAAGGCTtggacaagaggaaatagcCTCCAGTGGTGCTGGAAAGACCAGGACATTTCTCCAGGAAAGCCTTTCAGGTTTCTTCTCTGCCCATAGCCCTGTAACCTcactgtgccacagggaacaTCCCAAGGAGACCGGGAAATGCATGGGATTTACGGAAAATGCAGACAGTGGGCATGCTCTGTGTCCCATACAATTCCCAAGGGCTGCCAAGGGACACGGGGCTGCAGTGACACGCTGTCACCATCCGCTCATACAAGCGGGGCTCGTGATGGTTCAttaactgatctcagagtgcaCAAACAACACCGAGGGGATTTCAGTATTAATCCAAACAAATGCACCTTTTATTGAGTGCCCACAGCAAATGCAATAGAAGGATTAGAAAAGAGATAAaggatagagagagagagagagagagagagaggaggcagAATATTGCTaccaacagagagaaaaaatcctCATGGTCCAGCTAATACATCCCTTTTGTCATGTGAGGAAGAATCTCAGAACACCTGGTTAACTCAAGGTTCTAGTATAGTCCATTCCTAAGGAGGGAACAGGTCTTGAAATCACTGAGGGGGAACAGATCCAATAAAGAAAAAGTCCATtgatcactgaggggaaaagaaggTACAGCCAGTCTGTGTTCTCAGCAGTAGGtgagaaccattgtcttcttggTCCAATGGCCACACCTGCAGGCAAACATCTCACTTTTGGTCAGGTTGGCTCCCCCACACACCTCCCCCGTGTTAGAggtttcagtctcagtccttggcAGGGGGGAGCTTCTCCATAGAGAGAtttcatgtctcagtccttgagagagaggcttctcccatctcagtctgtctgtcacggtggttggaAAGCAGAGGATGGATCTTGTGTGAGGGGAGGGACCACCAAAGGTTACCCCAGAAAAGTCCCACCAGGCCAAGAGGTGGGGAAATGCTCAAGCTATTGTCACCAAACAGGTGCCAGCGTATAGGGCGAGTCGCCTCCTTTGCAGGCCCTGCCAGAAGCAGGCATTGTAGACACAGCTGTGAACAATCGCTTGGCAGGGCAGAACTCTGCTCAGGGCCTCAGGATTATTTGGCCTTCATCCACCACTGGCAGCCCACAATTCCCATCAGGGTCCTCAGGGTCCCCGTGTCTGTCCTTGAGATAGTCGTGAGGCAAAAGGAGGGAACCTCCAGACTGTCTCTAACACATGCTGTTATAAGTTTGGTCCTATTGGTTTTGGACAAAGAACGGGGAGTTGTTTGTTGTGAGGAGAAAAggtgtccaggacttggtggagATGGGAGGTGGATGAGGCGAGGAGTGACTCGGCCAGGGCACCAAGCAATCATTCAACGCCCTGAAGAAATGATTGGCCCAAAATGAACCTTACTAAAGACCTATCAGAGCACCTAAATTGCCCCAGTCAGTGAGCGGATCCAAACCCCACCAATCCTGGACCAAAGGGAGTTATAAACTGGGGGGTTTTCATTTGGGCACGGTTCTTTCTGGTACGTGGGCAGTGGGATTAGTTCACATGGAAAAGAACCCAACGTGTTTTCAGCACGTTGTTATTttttttgagctgttgtgaGGGGGTCCAAGCTTATCTTGGACCCTCCGTTCCTTCCAGCTTGTTTTTCAATAAACGAGAgcctttttcatcttttttttgaagtctggcctcgttcattcattacactgtgctggaaatggagtactGAGACTTGTATAaaaagagacacagtctcaagaaaaaagggacatttgATAAAATAACAGAGAATAATAACTATTTAGGgctgttttaaaaggaatgtgaattaCAGCTGAGTAATGAACTTgaacagcacttaattgaagAACAAGACACAATGCCTTTCTGCCTAATgcctaaatctaaactgtgttattgaaagCATTATTATGAATTGTAGTTCCTCTACAGGTTAAAGGACCAATTGAAGTCCTGAGGCCTTAGCACCAGGCCCTGTCTGAGGCCTGaacaacaggccctgagccaaagctgacttctaaataaattttcccaccaaatgttatatttgtatctacTCAGTAATGAATCATTATGAGCAGTATGATCTCTGTATGTGTTCATTGGTAAAACATGGCTatacctttctgtatttaaaaatcataCAAGGTCCCAtatggccttgtttggggctgaatggtcaaagtcacctcccttggttcctcctggggccctggccaggctttgggaggaacccaagaggaggatgaaactaGATGTTctgcactagaagtgctgtcagtttgttcattcagcactgtcagagctgggccctctcacagcgggcttggagcctcacctgtggctggaggcacctgcaggaattcccagtgtccaggagtggctctgcagcccttggctgtgacagcttccccagctgctgtgtggatctgggggatggtaaagcatgaggggaactggtgctggatctttcttaatcactgcaaaCAATCTGTGGTGGTCATGGTTGCgtgcattgctgagcttctGGTTTTGCAATTATTTCCTAATGATTATGTGCTTTGCCGAGCTTCTCCTTTTGTAATTTCTTGCAGACATACATTATATAAACTACACAATTCCATTACTTGGTGTCTGTGTccttggtgctgaccctgcccagtgGCAAATCTGACCCAGTGGGTTCCATCGAACCAAAGGGGAACGtatgacactgcagggcctcctgtaACCAGGAGATcatggtgaccctgtggggcttaatggaaccaaggggccattgtgacactgtggggcttAATGCAACCACGGAGGCCATACTGACACTGTAGGGACTCATATGGACCAGGGCCcattattttcctcttcctgaAAAGCGCCTACCTGCTCAGTTcagcctttcctgcccctgcccctgccccagcccagcagtgcagcagagtcaggtctggccctgcagcaggaactgcaggcactggaggtcagggacagccactctgggtctggaatgctcagcagatgctcagctcgggcagctcctgcagccccagggccagccccgctgcccagcccagcagcagagttggccccggggctcctcaggcagctcctgctggcccagggacagggcagcctcttgccagggctcctctgcacacccacgggctcctgctctgctcctggcctgtgccagctgcccccagagcctttgccaggggaacacgtctgtgctggccccagcagccattgctgcagcccctgccctgctgcccagagccccgagctggggctgctgctctgcagagcacgggggctgtgctgcccggggccctgggctgcctctgctgggctctgctgctcagcctggcacacagaggcagctgatggtgctccctgcactcaccccctcccacacaggctctgtgGGGCCAtgcagggggctcagaggtgcctgccttgtgccagggctgccagaggggcttggggctgccctggatcctcctgggggagttccctgaggctCAGACCAGGCggtgcccagactcctttccctgggcctgctgtgtccctgggctgcagagctctcctggctcacagcagacattcagtccttgatctcggggtgaccccagcatggccaggcctgtgcccagtgagctccactccctgctgctccctggcacacactgtccctgcaggtcccctgtgttctcctggcagctcccaaggccctccagacaaaccttcccctgccatcagccctggcacaagctgcagagccgcaggaaggttcagcacagaccattcagcatctgatgggcactggccaccaacaagcaaaacctgacccaGACCTGAGTCCCCTGAAGGTCCCAGTGAGACCCTGACctcatcccactgagccctgggagaacaaggaacacaaggagcctcttgagagtcctgagagtgactctggaggggagcaaagccttcctgtcctgcgctcaggagatgccctttgctggtggagctgctgtgctggagcccagctgtgtcccagcagtgcccatggcctgtccctgcctgagggcacagcacggacacgcagcaggacagtgaccaagctgccagagcactccggcctggcacccacagcagggctgggaaggggagtgtggagctgggaggagcagatgtggaaagaggcagggccattgtccctggccgtgctgctgtgctgggagcccctcccctccacctctgctcacaggcactggCCCTGCATAGCCAGAGAAGGGCACAGGAAATGCCTTGGACACACAAGCCAGGGCAGCCATTGGTTTTTATTCAAATGCACAGGGAATGAACCTCCTGAAAGTCTTTGCATTACAAAAGAAAGGTAGATGTTCGTGTAGAAATGCTCTGAGTAGTACTACAGTATCTTATAAAAAACATaacactggaaaaaagaataagaaaaggtCGCAATGAAAAAAATGGACAAAGAGGGACAAAAGGCTAAGATGGTCAAGAGTTACATTCTGAAGTTtctgagcagaaaaaagagtttattttttctgaaaaaatagaGTCATTATTTTCCTGAGGGAacccttgagctcctggttcctcaggctgtagatgagggggttcagggctggaggcaccaccgagtacagaactgacagtgacagatccagggatgggaaggagATGGAGCGGGGCTTAAGGTGAGCAAAGATAACCGTGCTGACAAACAGGGAGACCACagtcaggtgagggaggcaggtggaaaaggctttgtgccgtccctgctcagagggaatcctcagcacagccctgaagatctgcacataggagaaaacaatgaacacaaaacagccaaatacCAAAGAGGCACTAACTGCACTGAgccccagttccctgaggtaggatttggagcagcagagcttgaggatttgggggatttcacagaagaactggcccagggcattgccatggcacaggggcagggaaaatgtattggtcGTGTGTatgagagcagtgagaaaggcactggcccaggcagctgctgccatgtgggcacaagctctgctgcccaggagggtcccgtagtgcaggggtttgcagatggacacgtagcggtcgtagcacatgatggtcaggagggaaagctctgctgagatgaagaacagaaagaaaaagagctgtgcagcacatcctgtgtaggagatggttgTGGTgttccagagggaattgtgcatggctttggggacagtggtgcagatggagcccaggtcgctgagggccaggttgagcaggaagaagaacatgggcgtgtgcaggtggtggccgcaggctacggcgctgatgatgaggccgttgcccaggagggcag contains:
- the LOC135287592 gene encoding olfactory receptor 14J1-like → MSNSSSISHFLLLALADTRQLQLLHFCLLLGISLAALLGNGLIISAVACGHHLHTPMFFFLLNLALSDLGSICTTVPKAMHNSLWNTTTISYTGCAAQLFFFLFFISAELSLLTIMCYDRYVSICKPLHYGTLLGSRACAHMAAAAWASAFLTALIHTTNTFSLPLCHGNALGQFFCEIPQILKLCCSKSYLRELGLSAVSASLVFGCFVFIVFSYVQIFRAVLRIPSEQGRHKAFSTCLPHLTVVSLFVSTVIFAHLKPRSISFPSLDLSLSVLYSVVPPALNPLIYSLRNQELKGSLRKIMTLFFQKK